A single genomic interval of Saccharospirillum mangrovi harbors:
- a CDS encoding HU family DNA-binding protein, with protein sequence MRKPELAAAIAEKADISKEKANDVLNAMLDQITNTVAKKESVTLVGFGTFEARARAARTGKNPQTGQTIQIPASNTVAFKPGKALKDAVN encoded by the coding sequence ATGCGTAAACCTGAACTGGCTGCTGCGATCGCCGAGAAAGCTGACATCTCCAAAGAGAAAGCCAACGACGTTTTGAACGCCATGTTGGATCAGATCACCAACACCGTTGCCAAGAAAGAATCCGTTACCCTGGTTGGTTTCGGCACTTTTGAAGCTCGTGCCCGCGCTGCCCGTACCGGCAAAAACCCCCAGACCGGCCAGACCATTCAGATCCCCGCCAGCAACACCGTTGCATTCAAACCTGGCAAGGCTCTGAAAGACGCCGTTAACTGA
- a CDS encoding rubredoxin has protein sequence MKKWQCIVCGFIYDEAEGLPDEGIAPGTPWEDVPDDWSCPDCGATKDDFEMIELG, from the coding sequence ATGAAGAAATGGCAATGTATAGTCTGCGGTTTTATCTATGATGAAGCCGAAGGTTTGCCCGACGAAGGCATTGCACCCGGCACACCCTGGGAAGATGTCCCCGACGACTGGAGTTGCCCCGATTGCGGCGCCACCAAAGACGATTTCGAGATGATTGAACTGGGATGA
- the phoB gene encoding phosphate regulon transcriptional regulator PhoB produces the protein MNARSILIVDDESAIREVIAAALEMAGYRTLEAADATEAHALVVDQKPDLILLDWMMPQVSGIELARRLKRDPLTAEIPIIMLTAKGEEDHKITGLEAGADDYITKPFSPRELVARLKAVLRRATPAGVDEPIEIQGLTLDPASHRVYDQHSELSMGPTEFRLLQFFMSHPERAYTRSQLLDQVWGGNVYVDERTVDVHIRRLRKALGTPHEALVQTVRGTGYRFSTKVSAQSAS, from the coding sequence ATGAACGCTCGCAGCATTTTGATCGTCGACGACGAATCCGCCATTCGTGAAGTCATTGCCGCCGCATTGGAGATGGCTGGTTACCGCACTTTGGAAGCCGCCGACGCCACTGAAGCCCATGCCTTGGTCGTCGATCAAAAACCGGATTTAATCTTGCTCGACTGGATGATGCCGCAAGTCAGTGGCATCGAATTGGCGCGTCGCCTCAAGCGCGATCCGCTGACCGCCGAAATCCCCATCATCATGCTTACCGCTAAAGGCGAAGAAGACCACAAGATCACGGGGCTGGAAGCCGGCGCGGACGATTACATCACCAAACCGTTTTCACCGCGCGAACTGGTTGCCCGGCTGAAAGCCGTGTTGCGCCGTGCCACCCCGGCCGGTGTGGACGAACCAATCGAAATTCAGGGATTAACGCTCGACCCGGCCAGCCACCGTGTTTACGACCAGCACAGCGAACTGAGCATGGGCCCGACCGAATTCCGCCTGCTGCAATTCTTTATGAGCCACCCCGAACGCGCCTATACGCGCTCGCAACTGCTTGATCAGGTTTGGGGCGGCAACGTCTATGTCGACGAGCGCACCGTGGATGTTCACATCCGCCGGTTGCGTAAAGCTCTGGGTACTCCGCACGAAGCCTTGGTACAGACGGTGAGAGGCACTGGATATCGCTTCTCCACCAAAGTTTCGGCACAATCGGCTTCATGA
- a CDS encoding FAD-dependent oxidoreductase: MSATTERAPLVIVGSGLAAYSLAREWRKLDSDTPLVIITSDDGAGYYKPNLSNALSKQQTADDLIQTTAAQAAEQYQAQILTHTDVVAIDTVTRNLHLSQGQPLSWGRLVLAVGAEPMHPPLEGDAVDQVHSINDRADFAAFQTALAGKRRVTIMGAGLIGCEFANDLAGAGYDVEVAAPSESLLTGLVPPAIGQALQTELEAQGIRFHLGPLASRVDHEADGSLKVSLTNGRSLHADVVLSAVGLTPRVRLARQAGLAVHKGIMVDRTLQSSQADIYALGDCAEVEGLSLMYILPLTNAARALAKTLAGEPTEVNWPAMPVTVKTPACPVVAYPPKGDGEWKIEGSGANLAAVCRHDETVLGFALCGDRIKERNTWLKAVPPLLAT, encoded by the coding sequence ATGAGTGCCACCACCGAACGCGCACCCCTGGTCATCGTCGGTTCCGGCCTGGCGGCATACAGTCTGGCCCGCGAGTGGCGCAAACTCGACAGCGACACACCGCTGGTAATCATCACCTCAGACGATGGCGCCGGCTACTACAAGCCGAATCTGTCCAACGCCCTGAGTAAACAGCAGACCGCGGACGACCTGATCCAAACGACGGCCGCTCAGGCCGCCGAACAATACCAAGCCCAGATTCTCACCCACACCGACGTTGTCGCCATCGACACCGTGACTCGCAATCTGCACCTGAGCCAAGGCCAGCCATTGAGTTGGGGGCGGCTGGTGCTGGCCGTGGGCGCTGAGCCGATGCATCCGCCGCTCGAAGGCGACGCCGTCGATCAGGTGCACAGCATCAACGACCGCGCCGATTTCGCGGCGTTCCAAACGGCGCTGGCGGGCAAGCGGCGCGTCACCATCATGGGTGCGGGCTTGATCGGCTGCGAATTCGCTAACGATCTGGCCGGTGCCGGTTATGACGTTGAAGTTGCCGCGCCCAGTGAAAGTTTGTTGACCGGACTGGTGCCGCCGGCCATCGGCCAGGCGTTGCAAACCGAGCTGGAAGCACAGGGCATACGCTTCCATTTAGGGCCGTTGGCCAGCCGGGTTGACCATGAAGCGGACGGCAGTCTGAAAGTCAGTCTGACCAATGGCCGCAGCCTGCACGCCGACGTGGTGTTGTCGGCCGTGGGCCTGACGCCGCGCGTTCGACTGGCGCGCCAGGCCGGCCTGGCGGTGCACAAGGGCATCATGGTGGACCGAACTTTACAAAGCAGTCAGGCCGACATCTATGCGCTGGGCGACTGCGCCGAGGTCGAAGGCCTGAGTCTGATGTACATCCTGCCGTTGACCAACGCAGCCCGTGCTTTGGCGAAAACTCTGGCCGGAGAGCCGACCGAAGTGAACTGGCCGGCGATGCCAGTCACGGTGAAAACGCCGGCCTGTCCGGTCGTCGCCTACCCGCCAAAGGGCGATGGGGAATGGAAAATCGAGGGCAGTGGCGCTAATCTAGCGGCCGTGTGTCGTCATGACGAAACCGTCTTGGGTTTTGCGTTGTGTGGTGACCGTATCAAAGAACGTAATACCTGGTTGAAGGCGGTGCCGCCGCTGTTGGCAACCTAA
- the phoR gene encoding phosphate regulon sensor histidine kinase PhoR, whose product MIRDIRRPYYRNLLIFFAAVFTAGFLIGYPLQALLAATLLTLGWQLFQQGRLIKWLRNGARSEPPDAGGLWGMVFDHFYSVQRDHRQQVRHYQTVISRIQTSTQALRDGVIQLDRQGALEWWNPAAEKLLSLKPLDQGQLLTNLLRDPAFIRFYNAGEMSETVQLENPAFPDRYIDVSMTIYGKGERLLLIRDTTRIKQLEQMRQDFVANASHELKTPLTVLKGYLESILTFGGDLPPALSKGLINMEAQTQRMDNLVNDLLVLTRLDAEVQHSVRQRVEVGDLLEKIAADARELSSDRGHRISVQLDSDAALQGDASELHSAISNLVYNAVNYSPDGSEIQLKWNASAAGGFISIHDEGIGIDPRHIPRLTERFYRVDPGRSSARGGTGLGLAIVKHILQHHQARLDIASVPGRGSVFTCCFPAERVLAVAERADKTA is encoded by the coding sequence ATGATCCGAGACATTCGTCGGCCTTACTACCGCAACCTGCTGATCTTCTTCGCCGCCGTATTCACGGCCGGCTTTCTGATCGGCTATCCCCTCCAAGCCCTGCTCGCGGCCACCCTGCTCACGCTGGGTTGGCAGCTGTTTCAACAGGGCCGTCTGATCAAATGGCTGCGCAATGGTGCCCGTTCTGAACCGCCCGATGCTGGCGGCCTGTGGGGCATGGTGTTCGACCATTTCTACAGCGTGCAGCGCGATCATCGCCAGCAAGTGCGGCATTACCAGACCGTCATCTCGCGCATTCAGACTTCTACCCAAGCGCTGCGCGACGGCGTGATCCAACTGGATCGCCAGGGCGCGCTGGAATGGTGGAACCCGGCGGCGGAAAAGCTGCTCAGTTTGAAGCCGCTGGACCAGGGCCAGTTGCTGACCAACTTACTGCGCGACCCGGCCTTTATCCGCTTCTACAACGCTGGCGAAATGAGCGAAACGGTGCAGTTAGAAAACCCGGCGTTTCCGGATCGCTACATCGATGTTTCGATGACCATCTACGGTAAAGGCGAGCGCCTGCTACTGATCCGCGACACCACCCGCATCAAGCAACTGGAACAGATGCGCCAGGACTTCGTCGCCAACGCCAGCCACGAATTGAAAACACCGCTGACCGTGTTGAAGGGCTATCTGGAATCGATCCTGACCTTCGGTGGCGATCTGCCGCCGGCACTGAGCAAGGGTCTGATCAACATGGAAGCCCAGACCCAGCGCATGGACAATCTGGTCAACGACCTGCTGGTACTGACTCGACTGGACGCCGAAGTGCAACACTCGGTGCGCCAGCGGGTTGAGGTTGGGGACTTGCTGGAGAAAATCGCCGCCGATGCGCGCGAGCTGTCGAGTGATCGCGGCCATCGCATCAGCGTGCAACTGGACAGCGACGCCGCCTTGCAAGGCGATGCTTCGGAGCTGCATTCGGCGATCAGCAATCTGGTCTACAACGCGGTGAATTACAGCCCGGATGGCAGCGAGATTCAGTTGAAGTGGAATGCGTCAGCGGCGGGCGGTTTTATCTCGATTCATGACGAAGGTATCGGCATTGACCCGCGCCACATTCCGCGGCTGACCGAGCGGTTCTACCGCGTCGATCCGGGCCGTTCCAGTGCGCGTGGCGGCACCGGTCTGGGCCTCGCCATCGTTAAACACATCCTGCAACACCACCAAGCCCGACTGGACATCGCCAGTGTGCCGGGCCGGGGTTCGGTGTTTACCTGCTGCTTCCCGGCCGAGCGCGTGTTAGCGGTTGCGGAACGCGCCGACAAGACGGCTTAA
- the pstB gene encoding phosphate ABC transporter ATP-binding protein PstB, with amino-acid sequence MTISNQYTDSMDDNAISKPESRHPVLENWEGTVGPALVDEPRMSARNVDVFYGDAKAIDNVNLDIGKNEVLAMIGPSGCGKSTFLRTLNRMNDSIDICRVEGDILLDNEDIYKKNMDVVSLRAKVGMVFQKPNPFPKSIYDNVAYGPRIHGLVSRRAELDEVVETALRKAGLWEEIKDRLDKPATGLSGGQQQRLCIARTIAISPEVILMDEPCSALDPIATARIEELIAELSQNYTIAIVTHSMQQAARVSQRTAYFHLGKLIEVGETDQIFTSPSHKLTEDYITGRFG; translated from the coding sequence ATGACTATTTCAAACCAGTACACCGATTCGATGGACGATAACGCCATCAGCAAACCGGAAAGCCGCCACCCTGTGTTGGAAAATTGGGAAGGCACCGTCGGGCCAGCCTTGGTGGATGAGCCACGCATGAGCGCCCGCAACGTGGACGTTTTTTATGGCGATGCCAAAGCCATCGACAACGTCAACCTGGACATCGGCAAGAACGAAGTGCTCGCCATGATCGGCCCGTCCGGCTGTGGTAAATCGACCTTCCTGCGCACCCTGAACCGGATGAACGATTCCATCGACATTTGCCGTGTGGAAGGTGACATTCTGCTCGACAACGAAGACATCTATAAAAAGAATATGGATGTGGTTTCGCTGCGCGCCAAAGTGGGCATGGTGTTCCAGAAGCCAAACCCCTTCCCGAAATCGATTTACGACAACGTCGCCTACGGCCCGCGCATTCACGGCCTGGTGTCGCGTCGCGCCGAACTCGACGAAGTGGTGGAAACCGCACTGCGCAAAGCCGGCCTGTGGGAAGAGATCAAAGACCGTCTGGATAAACCGGCGACCGGTTTGTCTGGTGGTCAGCAACAGCGTCTGTGTATTGCCCGTACCATTGCCATTTCACCGGAAGTGATTCTGATGGATGAACCCTGTTCAGCGCTCGACCCGATCGCCACCGCGCGCATCGAGGAACTGATCGCCGAACTGTCGCAGAACTACACCATCGCCATCGTTACCCACTCCATGCAACAGGCCGCGCGGGTGTCGCAGCGCACCGCTTATTTCCACCTGGGCAAATTGATTGAGGTGGGCGAGACGGACCAGATTTTCACGTCACCCAGCCACAAACTGACTGAAGACTACATCACCGGTCGCTTCGGTTGA
- the leuA gene encoding 2-isopropylmalate synthase, which yields MSFDHRKYRPFAPIRKTDRRWPDRVIEQAPLWCAVDLRDGNQALVKPMNITQKQQMFDLLVDLGYKQIEIGFPSASQPDFDFCRKLIEEDRVPDDVTIQVLTQARPELIARTYEALKGVPRAIVHVYNSTSTVQREQVFELDRDGIKAIAVEGAKEVQRWAKQFPDTDWTFQYSPESFTGTELDYAVEVIDAVTDVWRPQDGQKMIINLPATVEMATPNIFADQIEWVCDHMQQREHIIVSLHTHNDRGCGIAAAELGLMAGADRIEGTLLGNGERTGNMDLVTMAMNLYSQGIDPKVDLSDMARIIRTVEYCTEIDTHPRHPYAGELVFTAFSGSHQDAIRKCLHKRSEGDVWNVAYLPIDPSDLGRRYEEVVRINSQSGKGGVAHVLERDYGISLPRWLQIDFAKVVQREAEVSGDEVDSHSVHRLFESQYLAIPDGWRLHTYDLHRSDAGVEAQVNFGDAESPTLLQGYGQGALEALAAALEKQFNLTLKVDAYDEFALSEGTNANALCCLKVLVNNTPVTAAALAEDTSTTALQSLLTAVGRYQRASKADVEAAGAEAPAL from the coding sequence ATGAGCTTTGACCATCGCAAATACCGTCCCTTCGCCCCCATCCGCAAAACCGACCGCCGTTGGCCCGACCGGGTTATCGAGCAGGCGCCGCTGTGGTGTGCGGTCGATCTACGCGACGGCAACCAGGCGCTGGTCAAGCCGATGAACATCACCCAGAAGCAGCAGATGTTCGATCTGCTGGTGGACCTGGGCTACAAGCAAATCGAAATCGGTTTCCCCTCGGCCAGCCAGCCGGATTTCGATTTCTGCCGCAAACTCATTGAAGAAGACCGCGTCCCGGACGACGTCACCATTCAGGTGTTGACGCAGGCGCGGCCGGAATTGATTGCCCGCACATACGAAGCGCTGAAAGGCGTGCCGCGGGCCATCGTGCACGTCTACAACTCGACCTCGACCGTGCAGCGCGAGCAAGTGTTCGAGCTGGATCGCGATGGTATTAAAGCCATCGCCGTCGAAGGCGCCAAGGAAGTGCAGCGCTGGGCCAAACAGTTCCCGGACACCGACTGGACCTTCCAGTATTCGCCGGAAAGTTTCACCGGCACCGAGCTGGATTACGCCGTCGAAGTGATCGACGCCGTGACCGACGTGTGGCGCCCGCAGGACGGCCAGAAGATGATCATCAACTTGCCAGCCACGGTGGAAATGGCGACGCCGAACATCTTCGCCGACCAGATTGAATGGGTGTGCGACCACATGCAGCAGCGCGAGCACATCATCGTCAGCCTGCACACGCACAACGACCGGGGCTGTGGCATTGCCGCCGCCGAACTCGGCCTGATGGCCGGTGCCGACCGCATCGAAGGCACGCTGCTCGGCAACGGCGAACGCACCGGCAACATGGATTTGGTGACCATGGCGATGAACCTTTACTCGCAAGGCATCGATCCGAAAGTCGATTTGTCTGACATGGCGCGCATCATCCGCACCGTCGAATACTGCACCGAAATCGACACTCACCCGCGTCATCCTTATGCCGGTGAGCTGGTGTTCACCGCCTTCTCCGGCAGCCACCAGGACGCCATTCGCAAGTGCCTGCACAAGCGCAGCGAAGGCGATGTCTGGAATGTGGCTTACTTGCCGATCGACCCGTCCGATCTGGGCCGTCGTTACGAAGAAGTGGTGCGCATCAACAGCCAGTCTGGCAAGGGCGGCGTGGCGCATGTGTTGGAGCGCGACTACGGCATTTCACTGCCGCGCTGGTTGCAGATCGACTTCGCCAAAGTCGTGCAGCGTGAAGCCGAAGTCAGTGGCGACGAAGTGGATTCGCACAGCGTGCATCGTTTGTTTGAATCGCAATACCTGGCGATTCCAGACGGCTGGCGCCTGCACACCTACGATCTGCATCGCAGCGATGCCGGCGTTGAGGCACAGGTGAATTTCGGCGACGCCGAATCACCGACTCTGTTGCAAGGCTACGGCCAAGGCGCGCTGGAAGCCCTGGCCGCAGCGTTGGAAAAACAGTTCAACCTGACGCTGAAAGTCGATGCCTACGACGAGTTCGCACTCAGCGAAGGCACCAACGCCAACGCCCTGTGCTGTCTGAAAGTGCTGGTCAACAACACGCCGGTTACCGCAGCGGCCTTGGCCGAAGATACGTCGACCACAGCGTTGCAATCGTTGCTCACTGCGGTCGGTCGTTACCAGCGCGCCAGCAAAGCCGATGTCGAAGCGGCCGGAGCCGAAGCCCCCGCCTTGTAA
- a CDS encoding response regulator, with protein sequence MLQTLHFLVADDAGFIRDLVKRALRSQFTQCQIDEAVNGSKAQALLNKKRYDLVLCDWEMPEMSGLELLQWLRDREQLEGEDKTPFIMVTSRGDKDHVVKAVEAGVNDYIGKPFSNEQLLRKIFKALSVTHRDLIRAILKGRSVMAQSRSDNDSASLLTGANKPASDESAASLLTAGSPSGKLVAENAIKPPTPQNRKKLTLQVSLRSSTASWTGVVRDINLTEIAVQIAFDDTLPPVLHEQVVVDVQAPDQEGVVARVNGFVMSLALQEATQDCRRARVGVKFVDDDEDKMAVLSRLVGAFRNR encoded by the coding sequence ATGCTGCAGACACTACATTTTCTGGTGGCCGACGATGCCGGCTTTATTCGTGATCTGGTTAAGCGCGCCTTGCGCAGTCAGTTTACTCAGTGCCAGATCGACGAAGCCGTCAATGGCAGCAAAGCCCAGGCGCTCTTAAACAAGAAACGCTACGACCTGGTGCTGTGCGACTGGGAAATGCCGGAAATGTCGGGCCTGGAACTGTTGCAGTGGTTGCGTGATCGCGAGCAGTTGGAAGGCGAAGACAAAACGCCCTTCATTATGGTGACCAGCCGGGGCGATAAAGACCACGTTGTCAAAGCCGTTGAAGCGGGCGTCAACGATTACATCGGTAAACCATTCAGCAACGAACAACTGTTGCGCAAGATCTTCAAGGCGTTGTCGGTTACGCATCGCGATTTGATTCGCGCCATTCTCAAAGGCCGGTCGGTCATGGCGCAGTCGCGCAGCGACAACGACTCAGCCAGCCTGCTGACCGGTGCCAATAAGCCGGCCAGCGATGAGTCGGCCGCGAGTCTGCTTACCGCCGGTTCACCCAGTGGCAAGCTGGTGGCGGAAAACGCCATCAAGCCGCCGACGCCTCAAAACCGCAAAAAGCTGACGTTGCAGGTGTCGCTGCGTTCCAGTACCGCCAGTTGGACGGGCGTGGTGCGCGACATCAACCTGACTGAAATCGCCGTGCAGATCGCCTTTGATGACACCTTACCGCCGGTGCTGCACGAGCAGGTGGTGGTGGATGTGCAAGCGCCGGATCAGGAAGGGGTAGTGGCGCGCGTCAACGGCTTTGTAATGTCGCTGGCGCTGCAGGAAGCCACTCAGGATTGCCGGCGCGCACGCGTCGGCGTGAAGTTCGTCGATGACGATGAAGATAAGATGGCGGTGTTAAGCCGTCTTGTCGGCGCGTTCCGCAACCGCTAA
- a CDS encoding DUF3392 family protein: MSVFTDLLAYLSSLIRPHLAFVAAALVATLLVIYGNNINRAVWNLVRGAHFIVRTAVFVALCAFGYGALTVFLIPFVIRMLRSAGPYWLAPIVIIIFILVGWLAEKNSRRG, from the coding sequence ATGTCTGTGTTCACTGACCTGCTGGCGTATCTGTCCAGCCTGATCCGGCCGCATCTGGCCTTTGTCGCGGCGGCTCTGGTCGCTACTTTGCTGGTCATCTATGGTAATAACATCAACCGCGCGGTCTGGAATCTGGTTCGGGGCGCGCATTTCATTGTTCGGACTGCGGTGTTTGTCGCCCTATGTGCATTTGGATACGGTGCCTTAACGGTCTTTCTGATTCCCTTCGTGATTCGTATGTTGCGCTCCGCCGGGCCGTATTGGCTGGCGCCGATCGTGATCATCATCTTCATTCTGGTCGGTTGGCTCGCCGAGAAAAACAGTCGCCGCGGCTGA
- a CDS encoding S1/P1 nuclease: MARREKQSPRLILAAVLLCLAGSASAFNEQGHRLVVQLAELRLNDGAKAALEDLYGPRWQVDLVNLANWADDHAPDEELRTVLFDADDEGFDAAKHCPRNRCVVGAILESRTVLIRNSFEKSDKRRAMQFLIHFITDLHVPVNAGLKRDDAGRLIALKTSELERVNLNWIWNESLYREFEAPVFATAQRYQREITEEEAQQWLSSMSVVDWAWETHEIAMDVAYPLAVRGEYDAAYRREAVPVLETQLKKAAVRLAALLNELYGDS, encoded by the coding sequence TTGGCTCGCCGAGAAAAACAGTCGCCGCGGCTGATTCTGGCGGCGGTTCTGTTGTGCCTGGCGGGTTCTGCCAGCGCTTTCAATGAGCAGGGCCATCGGCTGGTGGTGCAACTGGCGGAACTGCGTTTGAACGATGGTGCCAAGGCGGCGCTGGAAGATTTGTACGGTCCGCGTTGGCAGGTTGATCTGGTCAATCTGGCGAATTGGGCGGACGACCATGCGCCCGACGAAGAGCTGCGCACGGTCTTGTTCGATGCCGACGATGAAGGTTTTGACGCCGCCAAACACTGCCCGCGTAATCGCTGTGTGGTGGGTGCCATTCTGGAAAGCCGCACGGTGCTGATCCGCAACAGTTTTGAGAAGTCCGATAAACGCCGCGCCATGCAGTTTTTGATTCACTTCATCACCGACTTGCACGTGCCGGTTAACGCGGGTTTGAAACGCGACGATGCCGGTCGTCTCATTGCTTTGAAAACCAGTGAGCTGGAACGGGTCAATCTCAATTGGATCTGGAATGAGTCGCTGTATCGCGAATTTGAAGCGCCGGTGTTTGCTACCGCTCAGCGCTATCAGCGCGAGATCACCGAGGAAGAAGCGCAGCAATGGCTGAGTTCAATGAGCGTGGTCGATTGGGCTTGGGAGACGCACGAGATTGCCATGGACGTGGCTTATCCGCTGGCGGTGCGCGGTGAATACGATGCGGCCTATCGGCGCGAGGCGGTGCCGGTGTTGGAAACGCAGTTGAAGAAAGCGGCGGTGCGCCTGGCAGCGCTGCTGAACGAGTTGTACGGCGACAGCTAA
- the ubiA gene encoding 4-hydroxybenzoate octaprenyltransferase has product MTLAAWPHYLKLTRLDRPIGIYLLLWPTLTALWLAAGGLPPIHLVLIFILGTIAMRSAGCVINDYADRHFDGHVKRTASRPLAQGLVSEKAALTLFAVLSLSAFALVLLTNRTTVLMSFVGLFLAALYPFMKRHTYLPQLFLGAAFSWAIPMAYTAVDTPFTTATWLLYTANILWTVHYDTLYAMVDRDDDLKIGIKSTAILFGDADRLMVGLLQLMTWVAWLLLGLHAELGLYWALGLAVAAGCFVYQQWLIRGRERDACFRAFLNNHWAGMALFVGVVVDLGTAAL; this is encoded by the coding sequence ATGACGCTTGCTGCCTGGCCTCACTATCTGAAACTCACGCGACTGGATCGCCCGATTGGCATCTATTTACTGCTCTGGCCGACGCTGACCGCGCTCTGGCTCGCCGCCGGCGGCCTGCCTCCGATCCATCTGGTGCTGATCTTCATTCTTGGCACCATCGCCATGCGCAGCGCCGGTTGCGTGATTAACGATTATGCCGACCGCCATTTCGACGGCCACGTCAAACGCACCGCCAGCCGGCCACTGGCCCAAGGTTTAGTCAGCGAAAAAGCGGCGCTGACGCTGTTTGCGGTGCTGTCGTTGAGCGCCTTTGCGCTGGTATTGCTGACCAACCGGACCACGGTGCTGATGTCGTTCGTCGGGCTGTTTCTGGCGGCGTTGTATCCGTTTATGAAGCGCCACACTTACCTGCCGCAGTTGTTCCTCGGCGCGGCGTTTTCCTGGGCAATTCCGATGGCCTACACCGCCGTCGACACGCCCTTCACCACCGCCACCTGGCTGCTGTACACCGCCAACATTTTGTGGACGGTGCATTACGACACCCTGTACGCCATGGTCGATCGCGACGACGACCTGAAAATCGGCATCAAATCCACCGCCATTCTGTTTGGCGATGCCGACCGGCTGATGGTCGGCCTGCTGCAACTGATGACCTGGGTCGCCTGGCTGCTGCTCGGTTTGCACGCCGAACTGGGGTTGTATTGGGCACTCGGTCTGGCCGTTGCTGCCGGCTGCTTTGTTTATCAGCAATGGCTGATTCGTGGCCGCGAGCGCGACGCCTGCTTCCGCGCCTTTTTGAACAACCACTGGGCGGGCATGGCGCTGTTCGTCGGTGTGGTGGTCGATTTAGGCACCGCAGCTCTTTAA
- a CDS encoding Lrp/AsnC family transcriptional regulator → MNEKLVKIDKFDRHILECLQADGGLTNQELAERVGLSPSPCLRRVRALEEAGIILKRVTLLDRKALGLSLTAIILISMDRHIPERFAEFQRQVEACPEIQECYLITGHDADYMLKAVVPDMDRFQELLLNRITRIPGVTGVHSSFVLRRVVDKTDLPLGYV, encoded by the coding sequence ATGAACGAAAAGTTGGTCAAGATCGATAAATTCGACCGCCATATCCTGGAGTGCCTGCAAGCCGATGGCGGCCTCACCAACCAGGAACTGGCCGAACGGGTTGGGTTGTCACCGTCGCCCTGTTTGCGCCGGGTTCGGGCATTGGAAGAAGCGGGCATCATTCTGAAACGCGTCACCCTGCTGGATCGCAAGGCGCTGGGTTTGTCGCTCACCGCCATTATTCTGATCAGCATGGACCGGCACATTCCCGAACGCTTTGCCGAATTCCAGCGTCAGGTCGAAGCCTGCCCGGAAATTCAGGAGTGTTATCTGATCACCGGCCACGATGCCGATTACATGCTCAAGGCCGTGGTGCCGGATATGGATCGTTTTCAGGAGTTATTGCTGAACCGCATCACCCGCATTCCCGGTGTCACCGGGGTGCATTCCAGTTTCGTATTACGACGGGTGGTGGATAAGACGGATTTGCCGTTGGGCTATGTGTAG
- the phoU gene encoding phosphate signaling complex protein PhoU: MDKMQFDKHTSTQFNTELEEARKNLMQMGGLVEQQVEDAIKALMEMDTALAQRVIETDQTVNSMEIDIDEECTRILARRHPAASDLRFVIAVTKAVNDLERIGDEASKVARHTLELADTGSGPQGYVELRHIGEQVRQMVQHSLDAFARLDADSALNVLHQDKAVDLEYGTAIRSLITTMMEDPRSISRALNVMWSLRSMERIGDHARNVAESVIYLVQGKDVRHKALEQVAAQVKKG; encoded by the coding sequence ATGGACAAGATGCAATTCGACAAGCACACCTCCACCCAGTTCAACACCGAACTCGAAGAGGCGCGCAAAAACCTGATGCAGATGGGCGGCCTGGTCGAGCAACAGGTCGAAGACGCCATCAAGGCATTGATGGAAATGGACACGGCGCTGGCACAACGCGTTATCGAAACCGACCAGACCGTCAACAGCATGGAAATCGACATCGACGAAGAGTGCACCCGCATTCTGGCGCGGCGTCACCCGGCGGCGTCTGACCTGCGTTTCGTCATCGCCGTCACCAAGGCGGTAAACGACCTGGAACGCATCGGCGACGAAGCCTCCAAAGTCGCGCGTCACACCCTGGAACTGGCCGACACCGGTTCCGGTCCGCAAGGCTACGTGGAACTGCGCCACATCGGCGAACAGGTGCGCCAGATGGTGCAGCACTCGCTCGACGCCTTCGCTCGCCTCGACGCTGACAGCGCGCTGAACGTGCTGCATCAGGACAAAGCGGTCGACCTGGAATACGGCACCGCCATCCGCTCACTGATCACCACCATGATGGAAGACCCGCGCTCCATCAGCCGCGCGCTGAACGTCATGTGGTCGCTGCGCTCCATGGAACGCATCGGCGACCACGCCCGCAACGTGGCCGAATCGGTGATCTATTTGGTGCAAGGCAAAGACGTGCGCCACAAAGCGCTCGAACAGGTCGCTGCACAGGTCAAGAAGGGCTGA